A genomic window from Quercus lobata isolate SW786 chromosome 10, ValleyOak3.0 Primary Assembly, whole genome shotgun sequence includes:
- the LOC115963629 gene encoding probable hydroxyacylglutathione hydrolase 2, chloroplastic isoform X1 — translation MQMICRTSSAMAAFPCSRVRSGFRVWPGVRQLCFRKGLLYGFLRFFSTPLKTLRGASRSLRVNQFCSVVNLSPTLQIELVPCLSDNYAYLLHDVDTGTVGVVDPSEAMPVIDALKKKNRNLTYILNTHHHYDHTGGNEELKERYGAKVIGSAIDRDRIPGIDIILNDGDKWMFAGHEVVVMETPGHTRGHISFYFPGSGVIFTGDTLFSLSCGKLFEGTPEQMLSSLKKITALPDDTNIYCGHEYTLSNSKFALSIEPQNEALKSYASHVAHLRSKGLATIPTTLKMEKSCNPFLRTSSVDIRRSLNIADTADDAEALGIIRQAKDNF, via the exons ATGCAGATGATTTGCAGGACATCATCTGCCATGGCTGCCTTTCCTTGCTCCAGG GTGAGGAGTGGGTTCCGTGTATGGCCTGGCGTGAGACAACTGTGCTTCAGAAAAGGCCTTTTGTATGGATTCCTTCGATTCTTTTCTACTCCATTAAAGACCTTGCGTGGAGCTAGTCGATCACTTAGAGTTAATCAATTTTGCAGTGTTGTTAACCTGTCTCCTACATTGCAAATTGAATTG GTACCATGTTTGAGTGACAACTATGCATATCTTTTGCACGATGTAGATACAGGCACAGTTGGTGTTGTTGATCCTTCTGAAGCTATGCCTGTTATAGAtgctttgaaaaagaaaaaccgaAATTTGACATACATATTGAACACCCATCATCATTATGATCACACGGGAGGAAATGAGGAGCTTAAAGAAAGGTACGGTGCAAAG GTGATTGGTTCAGCAATAGACAGAGATAGGATTCCTGGTattgatattattttgaatgatgGAGACAAGTGGATGTTTGCAGGCCATGAGGTGGTTGTAATGGAAACCCCTGGCCATACTCGAG GTCACATTAGCTTCTATTTTCCTGGATCTGGGGTAATTTTTACTGGAGACACTTTGTTCAGCTTATCGTGCGGAAAGCTTTTTGAAGGAACCCCTGAACAG ATGCTATCTTCCCTTAAAAAGATCACGGCTTTGCCAGAtgatacaaatatatattgtgGTCATGAATATACATTG AGCAATTCAAAGTTTGCATTGTCTATAGAACCCCAGAATGAGGCACTTAAGTCCTATGCATCCCATGTAGCCCATCTTCGCAGCAAGGGCTTGGCAACG ATTCCAACCACACTTAAGATGGAGAAGTCTTGTAATCCATTCCTTCGCACATCAAGTGTGGATATCCGACGGTCCTTGAATATTGCAGACACAGCTGATGATGCAGAAGCCTTGGGCATAATCCGCCAAGCAAAGGATAATTTTTAA
- the LOC115963629 gene encoding probable hydroxyacylglutathione hydrolase 2, chloroplastic isoform X2, translating to MVRSGFRVWPGVRQLCFRKGLLYGFLRFFSTPLKTLRGASRSLRVNQFCSVVNLSPTLQIELVPCLSDNYAYLLHDVDTGTVGVVDPSEAMPVIDALKKKNRNLTYILNTHHHYDHTGGNEELKERYGAKVIGSAIDRDRIPGIDIILNDGDKWMFAGHEVVVMETPGHTRGHISFYFPGSGVIFTGDTLFSLSCGKLFEGTPEQMLSSLKKITALPDDTNIYCGHEYTLSNSKFALSIEPQNEALKSYASHVAHLRSKGLATIPTTLKMEKSCNPFLRTSSVDIRRSLNIADTADDAEALGIIRQAKDNF from the exons ATG GTGAGGAGTGGGTTCCGTGTATGGCCTGGCGTGAGACAACTGTGCTTCAGAAAAGGCCTTTTGTATGGATTCCTTCGATTCTTTTCTACTCCATTAAAGACCTTGCGTGGAGCTAGTCGATCACTTAGAGTTAATCAATTTTGCAGTGTTGTTAACCTGTCTCCTACATTGCAAATTGAATTG GTACCATGTTTGAGTGACAACTATGCATATCTTTTGCACGATGTAGATACAGGCACAGTTGGTGTTGTTGATCCTTCTGAAGCTATGCCTGTTATAGAtgctttgaaaaagaaaaaccgaAATTTGACATACATATTGAACACCCATCATCATTATGATCACACGGGAGGAAATGAGGAGCTTAAAGAAAGGTACGGTGCAAAG GTGATTGGTTCAGCAATAGACAGAGATAGGATTCCTGGTattgatattattttgaatgatgGAGACAAGTGGATGTTTGCAGGCCATGAGGTGGTTGTAATGGAAACCCCTGGCCATACTCGAG GTCACATTAGCTTCTATTTTCCTGGATCTGGGGTAATTTTTACTGGAGACACTTTGTTCAGCTTATCGTGCGGAAAGCTTTTTGAAGGAACCCCTGAACAG ATGCTATCTTCCCTTAAAAAGATCACGGCTTTGCCAGAtgatacaaatatatattgtgGTCATGAATATACATTG AGCAATTCAAAGTTTGCATTGTCTATAGAACCCCAGAATGAGGCACTTAAGTCCTATGCATCCCATGTAGCCCATCTTCGCAGCAAGGGCTTGGCAACG ATTCCAACCACACTTAAGATGGAGAAGTCTTGTAATCCATTCCTTCGCACATCAAGTGTGGATATCCGACGGTCCTTGAATATTGCAGACACAGCTGATGATGCAGAAGCCTTGGGCATAATCCGCCAAGCAAAGGATAATTTTTAA